The following is a genomic window from Fusarium oxysporum Fo47 chromosome IV, complete sequence.
CAATGTTGTTAATTCGAAGTGTCGTAGCAAGAGGGTTCGTTCGGTGCGACGTCGATGCGTTTTTGTGCGGAGGTTGACAAAATGGTAGGGATGTTGTTTGTAGATGCGATCGTTTGCTTTCAGAGCTGGCCTTATTCGCCTGGGGCTTTAGGTTTGCTACTGGTTGGAGAAGGGCTCACTCACTGAGAGAGAAGGCTGGACATTGGAATGAGGTGGAATGGACGATGATCCGGGCGGGAATAAGTGGGGATGCTTCAACATCATGGCAAACATCGCCAACAAACAACGCCTATAAACGACGCCTATAAACAACGCCTATAAACAACAACCTCTATTAGACACTGTGATATATCGAATGATAACAGTAATATAGGCAAGAAGGTAAGCAAGTCAATTGCCATTCCTTGAGCAGAGCTCAACTGCTCCAGTCCACATTCAGTAATCAGCAAGCACTAGTGAAAGACCTCAGACATCATAGAAATATCATGCACCTCTATTCTTTACTCTAGGTAATAAAGGCTAGCTCAGGGCTTTTTTGAAACTGTCTTCAAATCCAACATCTGCTACGTTTCTTCCAATCAGAATAATCTTCCCCTCCTTGGGCGTCTCATCTCCCAACGGCCCGTCATTTATCTCAAAGACCTCCCTCACCCCCTGCAACATCTTGACCTCTCCATTGGCAAACACAAGCCGTCCCTTGGAGCGATGGATCTCGAAATCACCTTCCTTTTCATCTTCAGGTAATTTGCTGTCCCACAGTACCGATCGTAGCCAACGATCAACTGTGTCCAGTTGTCCTGGCCCAAGGCGGCCAACGGGTATGGTGACGGTCGATATGGTCTGAGCGGTTAGCTACATAAACCTCTTACAAATATCATATATCAGGCGGGAACTTACAGGGTCGAGGTGACTATGTCCCTTGGCATTTGCGTCTGACTCATTGAATTGGTCATATGCGTGCAAATCAAGCAGGAATCCTTCCAATTGAGGGACTACACTCCTCTCCGTTACATGGATCTTAGCAAGACCATTGATCGACTGGATTCTCTCTTTGGCCTGGTTGAGTTCCACCTCTGTCACCATGTCGGCCTTGTTGATCACGATCACATCCGCATGAGAGATCTGAACGTGTGCTGTTGTCATAACAGGGCCATGACCGTGGTCGTCGTGTCCTTCGACAACACCATTGGGGTCGTCAAGACTGCGCAGGATATTCTTCGCATCTACGAGCGTGACTATTCCATCCAAATAAATGGTGCTTCCAAGTCCGTCGTCCACCCAGAAGAGGGGGGCTAGGTTTCCGGGGTCGGCTAAGCCAGTGGTTTCGAGGAGGATATAGTCAAATGCACCCTTCTTTGACATGAGAGACTCTATCGCATTGACTCCTGTATCCCTGAATTCAGTTAGCACGGTAGTGGGCGGCTGCCGTACATTCAAGACGTACTTTACGGAACAGCAGATACAGCCATTGCCGACTTCTAACCATTCTTCAACCTGCTCACCACCTTTGTTCACAGTAAGGGACTTTTCAATGTCGAGCGCTGCAGTACGACTTAGAAACGTAACGACAATCTCACACCTGAGCACTTACAGTCTCCAAATTCTATATCATGTTAGTGGCTGTTTCCAACAAGTCATGGTCCGTCCTAACCATTCATGATGACAgcgatcttcttgccatgGTGAGCCGTAAGGATGTAATTTAGCAAGGTAGTTTTACCAGCACCGAGATACCCTATCAACTATTAGAGAATGAGATAAATAGTGGCTAGTAGTAATACCTGTCACAATTGTGATAGGAACCTTGACTGTAATCTCCTCATCCACATCGTTGGCGGTTGTATCAACCAGCTCTGGCGGGGCATCGTCATCAAAATCCATGACTGTTGTAGTTAACGTTTGGCCGTTTAGTTCAGCCTTTTCTTTAAGTTCAAGAACGCTCGGGAAGCAATTCTAACGGCTGGCGGGTATCGAGTTCTTTTCGCCGTGAGTATAGACTCTTCTCGATCAATAAGAAGCACTCACAAAATATCTTGAAATCATGCATTCAGAAACTCGATGGTATAAGTTGCACGGTCCCCTTTAGCTGCATGCGACGGGCATTTCTCTGTTATGCATATACCGAATCCCCACCCTAGACCCCCTGGTGAGCTTAGGCAGCCTACCTAGTCTTCGGGGGATAATAAACCTTGTGACGCTAGAACAGGGTGCCAAATTTAACTGGTCTAAAGATCTACTAAGATACACTAATATTACCTAAGTgtttttgtcacttaggataatggtcctaagttttcttgcctcccttTGCCAGCCACTTGTCAACCCAGCGCAGCCTTGTGTGATATTAACCGCCCAGTTCTCCCCAGATCTTTTGCGCCCAATATCGCAAGTTTTTATTAGCAACGACTTCATAATTTTGCCAGTCATGTCTTTAGCACCGAGCTCCCCTAGGCTTCCAAGCCCTCCGCCAGCTGCAGAGATTCAAATGGCACCCATGTCTCCTTCTGGCGGACCTGCAGCCAGCCTTCATACGACACCCCAGGAGCAATCGCAGCTTGAAGCCAGCTCTAGACGGCGGATACACCCAGGAACAAAGGCAGCAGATATGGCTGCTGGACCTCCTTTGATACCACTACAAGAGGTACCTTATTTGCGCCGTCATCATAATATGTCGGAACCTTGAAGCTAACATGAACCAGCTCGACTCTGCATTTCAACTCCAAGAACACCTAGCCGCCCTCCACTGCTACCATACCTCCTCCAACACCCAACCGATCACCCGTGGCACCGCGCTACAGCTCGCGACACCTCCCAATGGCGTCGACCGGACTATTTGGCTCTATGAGCTCTGCCGCTTCCTCATCTCGCAGTGCAACTCCTTGATCGTTGGCTTCCTCTTCGACACCCCGCCATGCAGTGCGAACACGTGCCCTGAAATGCGCGCTTCCGAATGGCAGTTCCTCTGCGCTGTGCACGAACAGCCCAAGAGCTGCTGCGCTATCGACTACTGCTGTCACACCCTGGACTGGGCTGCCAACGTTGTGACCGACCAGAAGATCTTCCCCAGCCGCTTTGTCGTCCATAATGACAACCACAGTAAGAATGTGGGTGTCAAGAATCTCGTCAATGTGTTCCGCAGGTTGCATCGCATATTCGCCCATGCCTGGTTTCAGCATCGTGGTGTGTTTTGGTCTGTAGAGGCCGAGACAGGACTGTACGTCCTGTTCAAGACTGTATGCGACTTGTATGATCTGCTGCCTGCTGAGAACTACAAGTTGCCTCCCGAGGCGGAGGGACTCGAGGCACCCCATACTGAACAGGAGCCCGAGAAACCTCCTCCCACCATTCTCAAgccttcatctcatcaacgagGTCCTCCTGCCGAAGAAGACAACATGCATCCAACAAGAACGAATACTCGACGACACATTCGAAGTAGTCCTTCGACGGGAAGTGCTGTAACAACTGTCATtgaagccgaggaggaggaacCCGCTGGAGTTTCCAGGAAACTAAAGGATATGCACCTGACCGCTCCCTCACCCGTGGAGGAGGAGCCAGAAGTGGCCGATGTCCCTGTTATTGTTGAGCAATCAGTCATGGGAGAATCCGGAGCACAGTCCCACAGTCCCCcagctgagaaggaagaagatgacgacgatgatgatgacgatgaagaaaTTGACGATGATGCCGACCAGACAGTTGTTGGATCTGTTTCAGAACAAGATTCTGCAAACGACGATGACACTCAAACGGATGAACATGAGCCAGCCGCGGACTCTCTTGAGTCAGCGCAATCTACAGATACGGGCGTTGCAGAGGACGAGCCGACAAGGGAAAACGCCTCTGTAGACTCAGCACCAGATGCGGATGCCTCTGAATCCTCAGAGGCCAAGGACAAATCCTCAGAGGATGCGGCAAAGGCCATAGATACCAAGTCAGATGATGAACCCAAAAAGGATGAGAAGTAATAGACGGATCAAGGTGATATCCATTTGATTTCATATCTTGTCTTTCAGGATATGGTAGTATAGCATGGCAGAGTCACCTGCCCACTGTATAATAATACAATTGACCACACAGTCATCCTCAGTAGTCAATACATAACCAACCTGACAGTGGTACTGGCACCGTCAAAATGCCTGTTGAAACACCCAATCTTCCAATAAATCCTCCACATGCCAGCACCGTGGCTGTAAACGCGTTTATCTACCATACCACGTGTAATGGTTCCTTAGTCTATTCCTGCGTGTGTAACCCCAAAACAAACCACGAAGTTTCTCCTTCCCTCGCCTCAGAAAAGAAGTGCCATTATTGGCCGCCTGCCTCGAAATCTTGTCCCTGCTGGAGAAACAACAATCTCCACAATCTGCCCACAAAAGGGAGGTGTGcaggaaaagaaaaataggGGGAGAATCTAAATAATCATGAGTTTGTGTTGCAATTTCTGTGTACTTGCATGATCCGGGATAGTTCCCAGCCCCTGAATACATCATCGCTTCGCACTGGATGAATCAACACTGGGCCCTGACGCAGAGTCTAGACTAGAGCTTGACGGGGCATTTGCATCATCCATCAGCGACATCTTAGCGAAAATATGTCGAACCTCACGAACACTTTCTTGCTGGGCTGTAACAGCTGCAGCGTTCCGTTCATCCGCAAAATTACGGATTTCCTGTAACACTGGGCTGAATCCCTCTTCATTCGGCAGCCACCAGTTTACACAGGATGGTTCTCGGAATAACTCTGCCATTTTGGTACGTAGCGGAAGAGGATGAATGTACCTACTTAATAATTAGCGATCATTCGACTTATGACCTTCCGACTGGAGCATGTAGGCTAGTTTTGTTCTTACCCCATAGTCTCTAGTAAAGCAAACTTCCGGCGGAACCACATGTGATGCCTCGCATCCTGAGGGCAGAAAAGAGCTGCAATAGCAATACATGCTTGTATCAGAACCAAAACGCCTCTGGGAGTTGAAGGCCAGAACTCCAATGTTTCGAAATATTGACACGTCCTATATGCATGGCGGTTTAGATCCGCAAACAGTTGGTCCGGTCTCATTCCTGATGATTGGCATTTGTGCATTATCATGATGCTGTTCCATTCTGCGCATAGAACTGTGACGTCGAACAGGGGAAAATCGTAAAGTATTCCAACCGTATAGGGATTAACAAAGTCGTCCGGATCGAGAGTTTCTGCCGGAGGAAAATCCTTGATAAGATATTTGGGATCCTGTAGGGCGGGGTCGCGTTTCTCCTTCCACTCTATGAGCTGTTGGTTCAAATGTTCGTGCTCTTTCACGAAGTCCTCCTGGGATATCTGGCCTCT
Proteins encoded in this region:
- a CDS encoding CobW/HypB/UreG, nucleotide-binding domain-containing protein codes for the protein MDFDDDAPPELVDTTANDVDEEITVKVPITIVTGYLGAGKTTLLNYILTAHHGKKIAVIMNEFGDSLDIEKSLTVNKGGEQVEEWLEVGNGCICCSVKYVLNVRQPPTTVLTEFRDTGVNAIESLMSKKGAFDYILLETTGLADPGNLAPLFWVDDGLGSTIYLDGIVTLVDAKNILRSLDDPNGVVEGHDDHGHGPVMTTAHVQISHADVIVINKADMVTEVELNQAKERIQSINGLAKIHVTERSVVPQLEGFLLDLHAYDQFNESDANAKGHSHLDPTISTVTIPVGRLGPGQLDTVDRWLRSVLWDSKLPEDEKEGDFEIHRSKGRLVFANGEVKMLQGVREVFEINDGPLGDETPKEGKIILIGRNVADVGFEDSFKKALS
- a CDS encoding Mob1/phocein, producing MSLAPSSPRLPSPPPAAEIQMAPMSPSGGPAASLHTTPQEQSQLEASSRRRIHPGTKAADMAAGPPLIPLQELDSAFQLQEHLAALHCYHTSSNTQPITRGTALQLATPPNGVDRTIWLYELCRFLISQCNSLIVGFLFDTPPCSANTCPEMRASEWQFLCAVHEQPKSCCAIDYCCHTLDWAANVVTDQKIFPSRFVVHNDNHSKNVGVKNLVNVFRRLHRIFAHAWFQHRGVFWSVEAETGLYVLFKTVCDLYDLLPAENYKLPPEAEGLEAPHTEQEPEKPPPTILKPSSHQRGPPAEEDNMHPTRTNTRRHIRSSPSTGSAVTTVIEAEEEEPAGVSRKLKDMHLTAPSPVEEEPEVADVPVIVEQSVMGESGAQSHSPPAEKEEDDDDDDDDEEIDDDADQTVVGSVSEQDSANDDDTQTDEHEPAADSLESAQSTDTGVAEDEPTRENASVDSAPDADASESSEAKDKSSEDAAKAIDTKSDDEPKKDEK